Proteins found in one Sporichthya brevicatena genomic segment:
- a CDS encoding prepilin-type N-terminal cleavage/methylation domain-containing protein — MYTALRKSLNKENDKGFTLIELLVVIIIIGILAAIAIPIFLNQRKKATESSMKSDARTIATQMETAFTDTQRYPSTITQPAAGTLSIGGETVKLSPANVAEVYRSDVAFCVVVTNPGVDDGAIVYMSDAGGLQPNTVEDCGSAYGTTNAVQGVTPTPTP, encoded by the coding sequence ATGTACACCGCACTCCGCAAGTCCCTGAACAAGGAGAACGACAAGGGCTTCACGCTCATCGAGCTCCTCGTCGTCATCATCATCATCGGCATCCTCGCCGCGATCGCCATCCCGATCTTCCTCAACCAGCGGAAGAAGGCGACCGAGTCCTCGATGAAGTCGGACGCCCGCACCATCGCCACCCAGATGGAGACGGCCTTCACCGACACCCAGCGCTACCCGAGCACGATCACCCAGCCGGCCGCCGGCACCCTGAGCATCGGCGGCGAGACCGTCAAGCTCTCCCCGGCGAACGTCGCCGAGGTCTACCGCTCGGACGTTGCGTTCTGTGTCGTGGTCACCAACCCGGGTGTCGACGACGGCGCCATCGTCTACATGAGCGACGCCGGTGGTCTGCAGCCCAACACCGTGGAGGACTGCGGCTCGGCATACGGCACCACGAACGCCGTGCAGGGCGTCACGCCGACCCCGACCCCGTAA
- a CDS encoding NAD(P) transhydrogenase subunit alpha, with amino-acid sequence MSSPSSVAVVAESRPGERRVALVPELAGRLRARGFRVAVAAGAGLARSSPDLAYTNAAVRVTPDPVPGADVLLSVRPPRPDDVRRLAPGALTISFLPVREERALVELLRDRGITALSLDLLPRTSAAQPMDALTSQALVTGYRGVLVAAERLPRFFPGFVTAAGTLPPARVLVLGAGVAGLQAIATARRLGAEVAAYDVRASAPAEVGSLGAEFLDLGLPPLTGAAGYARVMDPDRAARQADLLTPHVAAADAVITTAAVPGHPAPVLVTRAMVAAMRPGSVVVDLAAESGGNVEGVRPGVEQVVGDGVLLWGGADVPSQLPEAASRLYAANVVALLEHLGPEGVRSPDLTDEILAACCVTHAGVIRGPAAELLA; translated from the coding sequence GTGTCCAGCCCCTCGTCGGTTGCTGTGGTGGCCGAGTCCCGCCCGGGTGAGCGACGGGTGGCCCTGGTCCCGGAATTGGCCGGCCGGCTGCGAGCGCGGGGCTTCAGGGTCGCGGTCGCAGCCGGGGCCGGCCTGGCAAGATCATCTCCCGACCTCGCGTACACAAACGCCGCCGTTCGGGTGACGCCGGACCCCGTCCCGGGTGCCGACGTTCTGCTCTCGGTGAGGCCGCCACGGCCGGACGACGTCCGCCGGCTCGCCCCCGGCGCGCTCACCATCTCCTTCCTTCCCGTGCGCGAGGAGCGCGCGCTGGTCGAGCTGCTGCGCGACCGCGGCATCACTGCGCTCTCGCTGGACCTGCTGCCGCGTACCTCCGCGGCCCAGCCGATGGACGCGCTCACCTCCCAGGCCCTGGTCACCGGGTATCGGGGAGTCCTGGTGGCCGCCGAGCGACTGCCCCGCTTCTTCCCCGGCTTCGTCACCGCGGCCGGGACGCTGCCCCCGGCGCGGGTGCTCGTCCTCGGCGCCGGGGTGGCGGGCCTCCAGGCGATCGCGACCGCCCGCCGGCTCGGGGCGGAGGTCGCGGCCTACGACGTGCGGGCCTCGGCGCCGGCGGAGGTGGGCAGCCTCGGGGCGGAGTTCCTCGACCTCGGGCTGCCGCCGCTGACCGGCGCCGCCGGGTACGCCCGGGTGATGGACCCCGACCGGGCCGCCCGGCAGGCCGACCTCCTCACCCCGCACGTCGCCGCCGCCGACGCCGTGATCACGACCGCGGCGGTCCCCGGCCACCCCGCCCCCGTCCTCGTCACCCGGGCGATGGTCGCGGCGATGCGGCCCGGTTCGGTCGTCGTCGACCTCGCGGCCGAGTCCGGCGGGAACGTCGAGGGCGTCCGGCCCGGGGTGGAGCAGGTCGTCGGTGACGGCGTCCTCCTCTGGGGCGGGGCGGACGTGCCGAGTCAGCTGCCGGAGGCCGCGAGCCGTCTCTACGCCGCGAACGTCGTCGCCCTGCTCGAGCACCTCGGGCCCGAGGGCGTGCGCTCCCCCGACCTCACCGACGAGATCCTCGCCGCCTGCTGCGTCACCCACGCCGGCGTGATCCGGGGCCCGGCCGCGGAGCTGCTGGCGTGA
- a CDS encoding type II secretion system protein → MTDPSRHDRWRRLRRHLALRRSDTGFSLFEVVVAITLLGITMAAVGPQMMASVRASGNAKLISQAKGLLQGHLDAMRTLPFRVTPTAGDHRDLLDTYFRNVSAPAAAPSCGTGSPNPPQAGWSGYVPASSSARCSYEPAGVPMYRKVFAPGTGDMPPSFAIVLNTSFLSPGTTPSVLTPPAGYDSQVAGKDRPPSSQVGVTATVLYRDHDRWKPVTVYTQIASRTPSETRIKLDAQGTAIEIGSARTNGESITLTGGMLDLSGSLSTTSSARANLTAMTASSSLTGRQSGAALSVSSPYTNIANLNASVGSLGSGCSDPCWTATAITPFVLAADNGLPRAGVNGLAGLINPVQTVSVDGFSFRAEAPALPGLLPDRPLVYVNALPTVGSLLPDLVGSLYNCAFSLTAPLSRVTGSGFINSTDEQTTSNPLSAEACGGAHASVVRVLPTTQAPDGLIRITARSAARCRVTGVAHTASTEVSYRADVDYWKWTRILDLFGNPVPGLGIGHYVHAGTITPDTTEDPLAAIPLDTPVSNEHELGDYIESLTGLTKGRITNVAANHVAEVTIPALVNVQTQPVAGASAPSTAVSVAVGAASCRAEDNR, encoded by the coding sequence GTGACTGACCCGAGTCGGCACGACCGGTGGCGGCGGCTGCGGCGGCACCTTGCGCTGCGCCGGTCCGACACCGGCTTCAGCCTGTTCGAGGTCGTCGTCGCGATCACGCTGCTCGGCATCACGATGGCCGCCGTCGGTCCGCAGATGATGGCGTCGGTCCGTGCGTCCGGGAACGCCAAGCTCATCTCCCAGGCGAAGGGTCTGCTGCAAGGACATCTCGACGCGATGCGCACCCTGCCGTTCCGCGTCACCCCGACCGCCGGCGACCACCGCGACCTGCTCGACACCTACTTCCGGAACGTCAGTGCGCCGGCGGCCGCACCGTCGTGCGGGACGGGTTCCCCCAACCCGCCGCAGGCCGGGTGGAGCGGGTACGTCCCGGCGAGCAGCAGCGCGCGGTGCTCCTACGAGCCGGCCGGTGTGCCGATGTACCGCAAGGTGTTCGCGCCTGGCACCGGGGACATGCCGCCGAGCTTCGCGATCGTCCTCAACACCTCGTTCCTCTCGCCGGGGACCACGCCGTCGGTGCTCACACCGCCGGCGGGCTACGACAGCCAGGTCGCGGGCAAGGACCGGCCGCCGTCCTCGCAGGTCGGAGTCACCGCCACCGTGCTGTACCGCGACCACGACCGGTGGAAGCCGGTCACGGTCTACACGCAGATCGCGTCGCGCACCCCCTCGGAGACGCGCATCAAGCTGGACGCCCAGGGCACGGCGATCGAGATCGGCTCGGCCCGCACCAACGGCGAGAGCATCACCCTGACCGGCGGCATGCTCGACCTCTCCGGCTCGCTGTCCACCACCAGTTCGGCCCGCGCGAACCTGACCGCGATGACCGCCTCGAGTTCGCTGACGGGACGTCAGTCCGGGGCGGCGCTCTCGGTCTCGTCGCCGTACACCAACATTGCGAACCTGAACGCCTCGGTCGGGTCGCTCGGGTCCGGATGCTCCGACCCGTGCTGGACCGCCACCGCCATCACTCCGTTCGTGCTCGCGGCCGACAACGGCCTGCCGCGGGCCGGCGTCAACGGCCTCGCGGGGCTGATCAACCCGGTGCAGACCGTCAGCGTCGACGGGTTCTCGTTCCGGGCCGAGGCGCCGGCCCTGCCCGGCCTCCTGCCGGACCGGCCGCTGGTCTACGTGAACGCGTTGCCGACCGTGGGCAGTCTGCTGCCGGACCTGGTCGGCAGCCTCTACAACTGCGCGTTCAGCCTGACGGCGCCGCTGTCGCGCGTCACCGGCAGCGGCTTCATCAACAGCACGGACGAGCAGACAACCTCGAACCCCCTGTCGGCCGAGGCGTGCGGCGGTGCCCACGCGAGCGTCGTGCGGGTGCTGCCGACCACGCAGGCACCGGACGGCCTGATCCGTATCACCGCCCGCTCGGCGGCCCGGTGCCGCGTCACCGGCGTCGCCCACACGGCGAGCACCGAGGTGAGCTACCGCGCCGACGTCGACTACTGGAAGTGGACACGCATCCTGGACCTGTTCGGCAACCCGGTGCCCGGCCTCGGGATCGGCCACTACGTCCACGCCGGGACCATCACCCCGGACACGACCGAGGACCCGCTCGCGGCGATCCCGCTGGACACTCCCGTCAGCAACGAGCACGAGCTCGGCGACTACATCGAGTCCCTGACCGGCCTGACCAAGGGCCGCATCACGAACGTCGCCGCGAACCACGTGGCCGAGGTGACGATCCCGGCGTTGGTGAACGTCCAGACCCAGCCGGTCGCCGGGGCCTCCGCGCCGTCGACGGCGGTCTCCGTCGCGGTCGGCGCCGCGAGCTGCCGGGCCGAGGACAACCGATGA
- a CDS encoding GspH/FimT family pseudopilin, protein MVSVARRVRASSDSAAGFTLVELCSSLMIFGILAGVGVTALHSWTAGSRQTATTSALEALLRQTQQRAVTEGRTLCIDFDLATQNWSVLRGPCTGTGQVLIDGPMRVEDGVRITAASFATGAATLDGVTFYPRGTATPGSITITREGSDRVDTLTVEGLTGRVARD, encoded by the coding sequence ATGGTGAGCGTCGCGAGGAGAGTTCGCGCGTCGAGCGACTCCGCCGCGGGCTTCACCCTGGTCGAACTCTGCTCGAGCCTCATGATCTTCGGCATCCTGGCGGGCGTCGGCGTCACTGCGCTGCACAGTTGGACCGCCGGCTCCCGGCAGACCGCGACGACCTCCGCCCTCGAGGCGCTGCTCCGGCAGACCCAGCAGCGTGCGGTCACCGAGGGTCGCACGCTGTGCATCGACTTCGATCTCGCGACCCAGAACTGGTCGGTCCTCCGCGGTCCGTGCACCGGTACCGGTCAAGTGCTGATCGACGGCCCGATGCGCGTCGAGGACGGCGTTCGCATCACCGCCGCCTCCTTCGCGACCGGTGCGGCCACGCTCGACGGCGTGACCTTCTACCCGCGAGGCACGGCCACACCGGGATCGATCACGATCACCCGTGAGGGGTCGGACCGGGTCGACACCCTGACCGTGGAGGGCCTGACCGGCCGGGTGGCCCGTGACTGA
- a CDS encoding NAD(P)(+) transhydrogenase (Re/Si-specific) subunit beta encodes MSTDAAVDAVAAALARARRVVLVPGYGLAVAQAQHALAHLAGTLRRRGTAVEIALHPVAGRMPGQLNVLLDAAGVPWSDLRDLDGVELARADFDGVDVALLVGANDVVNPDLGMPVFPVGRARRVVALLRSAGPGFAGVANPVLARANVLLGDALELLRETEQAVARVAQPGDDVADVVEPFVEAGDHDRD; translated from the coding sequence GTGAGTACGGATGCCGCCGTCGACGCTGTCGCGGCCGCGCTCGCCCGCGCCCGCCGAGTCGTCCTCGTCCCCGGCTACGGGCTCGCGGTCGCACAGGCGCAGCACGCCCTCGCGCACCTCGCGGGGACGCTGCGCCGGCGCGGGACGGCGGTCGAGATCGCGCTGCACCCGGTCGCGGGTCGGATGCCGGGACAGCTCAACGTCCTCCTCGACGCCGCCGGAGTTCCGTGGTCGGACCTGCGGGACCTCGACGGAGTCGAGCTCGCCCGCGCCGACTTCGACGGAGTCGACGTCGCCCTGCTCGTCGGTGCCAACGACGTGGTGAACCCGGACCTCGGCATGCCGGTGTTCCCGGTGGGACGGGCGCGCCGGGTCGTCGCGCTGCTGCGCTCGGCCGGGCCCGGGTTCGCCGGGGTCGCGAATCCGGTCCTGGCGCGCGCGAACGTGCTGCTCGGCGACGCGCTCGAACTACTCCGCGAGACCGAACAGGCGGTCGCCCGCGTCGCCCAGCCCGGGGACGATGTAGCCGACGTCGTTGAGCCGTTCGTCGAGGCCGGCGACCACGACCGAGACTGA
- a CDS encoding PulJ/GspJ family protein gives MRRARAARPHRDAGLTLIETMVGVVIFTLIGGLLTTLVVDMLRSSAGTSSRLTGVNSVRVALDAMTKSLRTAVRPEQINAACASNCDSAFRTAGSNSVTFYANYGEAGKAQLTTYRVEADPDHAGTARLVEETFAAAAPGGSPSTTCGVGCTKRVLARGLTWPLGPTDPVFDFADEQCADFDAVVPLTRISCVLIDVPIAGSKLDKGTSATATVFLPNSVMGR, from the coding sequence GTGAGGCGCGCACGAGCGGCCCGGCCGCACCGCGACGCCGGCCTGACGCTGATCGAGACGATGGTCGGCGTCGTCATCTTCACGCTGATCGGTGGTCTGCTGACGACGCTCGTCGTCGACATGCTCCGCAGCAGCGCGGGCACCAGCTCGCGGCTCACCGGCGTCAACAGCGTCCGGGTCGCGCTCGACGCGATGACGAAGAGCCTGCGCACCGCGGTCCGCCCCGAGCAGATCAACGCCGCCTGCGCGTCCAACTGCGACTCCGCGTTCCGCACCGCCGGGTCGAACTCCGTCACCTTCTACGCGAACTACGGCGAGGCCGGGAAGGCGCAGCTGACGACCTACCGCGTCGAGGCCGACCCCGACCACGCCGGCACGGCCCGGCTGGTGGAGGAGACGTTCGCTGCGGCCGCGCCCGGCGGCTCGCCCTCGACGACCTGCGGGGTGGGGTGCACCAAGCGCGTGCTCGCCCGCGGGCTGACCTGGCCGCTCGGGCCGACCGACCCGGTCTTCGACTTCGCCGACGAGCAGTGCGCCGACTTCGACGCCGTCGTGCCGCTCACCCGGATCTCCTGCGTGCTGATCGATGTACCGATCGCGGGCTCGAAGCTCGACAAGGGCACCAGTGCCACCGCGACCGTGTTCCTGCCCAACTCCGTGATGGGACGCTGA
- a CDS encoding carboxypeptidase-like regulatory domain-containing protein has translation MFWRKHRRIEEPPRDRGFSVAEVVVAFGIFAIVGTTVSTGLVNVMHVTSDDRNRVRAASLASREIDIVRSAFNSPAIGPKQVEAGEVLNPNPLPGGTTGAPLVIDGVPFTVKRVAEWTQQGASNGPCDVDAGGGNAPLAYLRVTAEVSWPNMGSTQPVKSSTLLTPPLGTFAQGTGHLRVTVVDQTGDRVEGRQVTLSGPGGTVSQTTADGGCSFFAGLPVGTYTASVSAPGGIDRNTWEPTSTQTVSVIANTIAQANLAYATAAGVTAALAPSLPEFPPAKNIPLTAANTAFTPNGRRVLPGDGSQRTFRAWPFPDGIDLWAGSCNDADPIATGGERQNPVVLTPGSSVTADVPLVPLTVNVRLAVGLLPVGNRTVYAVHAKDQSTGCAAAVSDPVSGGSAAGEVLELPVRTDAAGMARVSLPYGRWQIKVKNSVLPQLGTWPIIDLRADRPGPNVVTVSVVL, from the coding sequence ATGTTCTGGCGCAAGCATCGTCGTATCGAGGAACCGCCCCGCGACCGCGGGTTCAGTGTGGCCGAGGTCGTGGTGGCCTTCGGCATCTTCGCGATCGTCGGCACCACGGTCTCCACCGGCCTGGTGAACGTCATGCACGTGACGAGCGACGACCGCAACCGCGTGCGGGCGGCCTCGCTCGCGTCGCGCGAGATCGACATCGTCCGCTCCGCGTTCAACTCCCCGGCGATCGGTCCGAAGCAGGTCGAGGCCGGTGAGGTCCTGAACCCCAACCCGTTGCCGGGCGGGACCACCGGAGCGCCGTTGGTGATCGACGGCGTGCCGTTCACGGTGAAGCGCGTTGCCGAGTGGACGCAGCAGGGCGCGAGCAACGGCCCGTGCGACGTCGACGCGGGCGGTGGCAACGCACCGCTCGCCTACCTGCGCGTCACGGCCGAGGTCTCCTGGCCGAACATGGGATCGACGCAGCCGGTGAAGTCGAGCACCCTGCTGACGCCGCCCCTCGGCACCTTCGCCCAGGGCACCGGCCACCTCCGCGTCACGGTCGTCGACCAGACCGGTGACCGGGTTGAGGGCCGGCAGGTCACCCTCAGCGGGCCCGGTGGCACGGTCAGCCAGACCACCGCGGACGGTGGGTGCTCGTTCTTCGCGGGCCTGCCCGTCGGGACGTACACCGCGAGCGTCTCGGCCCCGGGCGGCATCGACCGCAACACCTGGGAACCGACGTCGACCCAGACCGTCTCCGTCATCGCGAACACCATCGCGCAGGCCAACCTCGCCTACGCCACCGCGGCCGGTGTCACCGCGGCGTTGGCGCCGAGCCTGCCGGAGTTCCCCCCGGCGAAGAACATCCCGCTGACGGCCGCGAACACGGCGTTCACGCCCAACGGTCGGCGTGTGCTGCCCGGCGACGGGTCGCAGCGGACCTTCCGGGCGTGGCCGTTCCCGGACGGGATCGACCTCTGGGCCGGTTCGTGCAACGACGCGGACCCGATCGCGACCGGGGGTGAACGGCAGAACCCCGTGGTCCTCACACCGGGCAGCTCCGTCACCGCGGACGTTCCCCTCGTTCCCCTCACGGTCAACGTGCGGCTCGCGGTGGGTCTGCTGCCCGTGGGCAATCGGACCGTCTACGCCGTGCACGCCAAGGACCAGAGCACGGGCTGCGCCGCCGCGGTCAGCGACCCGGTCAGTGGTGGCTCGGCCGCCGGTGAGGTGCTCGAGCTGCCGGTACGGACCGACGCCGCCGGCATGGCCCGCGTCTCGCTGCCCTACGGCCGCTGGCAGATCAAGGTGAAGAACTCCGTGCTTCCCCAGCTAGGCACCTGGCCGATCATCGACCTCCGCGCCGACCGGCCGGGGCCGAACGTCGTGACGGTGAGCGTGGTGCTGTGA
- a CDS encoding type II secretion system protein — MAAVPEGDEPAGQRMRRGTRDAGFSLVEIIVALSVFAVLAVACVTIAIDSLHTAGDNRDRVRAANLASAEIERSRALFRVSKGSIPETTVTTTKNVDGIGYTVERRATWLDTAGRDAHPNTGVSYTAATGSVLRIEVAVRWPALGDRPPVINTTVLS; from the coding sequence GTGGCCGCAGTCCCCGAAGGTGACGAGCCCGCCGGGCAGCGAATGCGTCGCGGAACGCGCGACGCGGGGTTCAGCCTGGTGGAGATCATCGTCGCCCTGAGTGTGTTCGCTGTGCTCGCGGTCGCGTGCGTGACGATCGCGATCGATTCGCTGCACACCGCCGGGGACAACCGCGACCGCGTCCGGGCCGCCAACCTCGCCTCCGCCGAGATCGAGCGGAGCCGCGCGCTGTTCCGCGTCTCCAAGGGTTCGATCCCGGAGACCACGGTCACGACGACGAAGAACGTCGACGGCATCGGCTACACGGTCGAGCGGCGCGCCACCTGGCTGGACACGGCCGGCCGCGACGCCCACCCGAACACGGGTGTCTCGTACACCGCGGCGACCGGCAGCGTGCTGCGCATCGAGGTGGCGGTTCGCTGGCCCGCGCTCGGCGACCGCCCGCCCGTCATCAACACGACGGTGCTGTCGTGA
- a CDS encoding PH domain-containing protein has protein sequence MTATVAPPRTPGTYLVGKYLLPAERVVIVQRRHYAAMATPLAVFFGGFAAALFLDIALPTSAAGARDLIWLAWSGTCFYLAWALLDWWFYRFVITNKRVMLVHGIILRQVDMMPMGKVTDMRYERSVPGRLLGYGAFIMESAGKDQALSRVPFISQPDWLYREICAMLFTPDLIAVAPADEDDGSGAGPGAYRVSWAGFGPEDEDPDAEAR, from the coding sequence ATGACGGCCACCGTCGCCCCGCCCCGGACGCCCGGGACGTACCTCGTCGGCAAGTACCTGCTGCCCGCGGAGCGGGTGGTCATCGTGCAGCGCCGCCACTACGCGGCGATGGCGACGCCCCTGGCGGTCTTCTTCGGGGGGTTCGCCGCGGCGCTGTTCCTCGACATCGCCCTGCCGACCTCGGCCGCGGGCGCCCGGGACCTGATCTGGCTGGCCTGGTCCGGCACCTGCTTCTACCTGGCCTGGGCGCTGCTCGACTGGTGGTTCTACCGGTTCGTCATCACCAACAAGCGGGTGATGCTCGTCCACGGCATCATCCTGCGGCAGGTCGACATGATGCCGATGGGCAAGGTCACCGACATGCGCTACGAGCGCTCGGTGCCCGGCCGGCTGCTCGGCTACGGCGCCTTCATCATGGAGTCCGCCGGTAAGGACCAGGCCCTGTCCCGGGTGCCGTTCATCTCCCAGCCCGACTGGCTGTACCGGGAGATCTGCGCGATGTTGTTCACCCCGGACCTGATCGCCGTCGCCCCGGCCGACGAGGACGACGGCTCCGGTGCGGGCCCCGGCGCCTACCGCGTCTCGTGGGCCGGCTTCGGCCCCGAGGACGAGGACCCGGACGCCGAAGCGCGCTGA
- a CDS encoding GNAT family N-acetyltransferase, whose translation MFEPATIRTARLVLEPAGADVARAVLAGAGPPAARGWPGPDALQAFRFAVDFGGDPGWLVVRDGLVVGECGTHGPPDPDGVVEIRYGIAVAERGQGLGTEACAALTGWLLGRPGVSCVAASTDAAANSASRRVLERSGFVLDRLDGPLVWYRKERQPAG comes from the coding sequence GTGTTCGAGCCCGCGACGATCCGGACGGCCCGGCTGGTGCTGGAGCCCGCCGGGGCCGACGTCGCCCGGGCGGTGCTCGCCGGCGCCGGACCGCCCGCCGCGCGCGGGTGGCCCGGGCCCGACGCGCTGCAGGCGTTCCGGTTCGCCGTCGACTTCGGCGGCGACCCGGGGTGGCTGGTGGTGCGCGACGGTCTGGTCGTCGGGGAGTGCGGGACCCACGGCCCGCCGGATCCCGACGGCGTCGTCGAGATTCGGTACGGGATCGCGGTCGCGGAGCGGGGCCAGGGCCTCGGCACCGAGGCGTGCGCCGCGTTGACCGGGTGGCTGCTCGGCCGGCCCGGGGTCTCGTGCGTGGCGGCGTCGACGGACGCCGCTGCGAACTCCGCCTCGCGCCGGGTGCTCGAGCGCAGCGGCTTCGTGCTCGACCGACTCGACGGCCCGCTCGTCTGGTACCGGAAGGAGCGTCAGCCGGCGGGGTAG
- a CDS encoding prepilin-type N-terminal cleavage/methylation domain-containing protein, translated as MAKLAVPAARPDDPGFSMIELLVVILVIGVLAAIALPSYLGQRDKAHQAGEKADARSVAAEIETFFVDAHRYPQAGDLSWSAGPRTIDFPGDGGVHLSPNNEARIVSDVDAGHGFCVEVRNAMTAVTAVFESEGGLRHVGAGAACSSAYEHTVLAYPAG; from the coding sequence ATGGCGAAGCTCGCGGTTCCCGCGGCCCGGCCGGACGACCCCGGCTTCTCGATGATCGAACTGCTCGTCGTCATCCTCGTCATCGGGGTCCTCGCGGCGATCGCGCTCCCGAGCTACCTCGGGCAGCGGGACAAGGCGCATCAGGCCGGCGAGAAGGCCGACGCCCGGTCCGTCGCCGCCGAGATCGAGACGTTCTTCGTCGACGCGCACCGCTACCCGCAGGCCGGGGACCTGAGCTGGTCCGCCGGCCCGCGGACGATCGACTTCCCCGGCGACGGGGGCGTCCACCTCTCACCGAACAACGAGGCGCGGATTGTCAGCGACGTCGACGCCGGCCACGGGTTCTGCGTCGAGGTCCGCAACGCGATGACCGCGGTGACCGCGGTCTTCGAGTCCGAGGGCGGGTTGCGCCACGTGGGCGCCGGGGCGGCGTGCTCCTCCGCCTACGAGCACACGGTCCTCGCCTACCCCGCCGGCTGA
- a CDS encoding GAF domain-containing protein — translation MNSRVSPVDGLALYAAEQRRREWLQASIEVTRSLLSVSGEDPLHAVARAANSIAGADLTLVVLPTPAGDQLMIEVAYGESTEDLVGIVVDARQSISGEVIRTGQPVLAVDVADRPNGVEQVRRKGPVVMVGPVMVVPLFGEQGARGALLIARRCGGEPFDHEDLELATSFANHAAVALELADARETQQRMSILEDRHRIAADLHDHVLQRLFAAGMTMQAMTASVDSPHLDRLEELITDTDATIAQIRAVIHELNDLRSF, via the coding sequence ATGAACAGCCGGGTGAGCCCGGTCGACGGCCTCGCGCTGTACGCCGCCGAGCAACGGCGTCGCGAGTGGCTCCAGGCGTCGATCGAGGTGACGCGCAGCCTGCTCTCCGTCAGCGGTGAGGACCCCCTGCACGCCGTCGCGCGCGCCGCGAACTCGATCGCCGGCGCGGATCTCACCCTCGTGGTCCTGCCGACCCCCGCGGGCGACCAGTTGATGATCGAGGTCGCGTACGGCGAGAGCACCGAGGATCTCGTCGGCATCGTCGTCGACGCCCGGCAGTCGATCTCGGGCGAGGTGATCCGCACCGGGCAGCCGGTGCTCGCGGTAGACGTCGCGGACCGGCCCAACGGTGTCGAGCAGGTCCGGCGCAAGGGTCCGGTGGTGATGGTCGGCCCGGTCATGGTCGTTCCGCTGTTCGGCGAGCAGGGTGCCCGCGGCGCGCTCCTGATCGCCCGGCGCTGCGGCGGGGAACCGTTCGACCACGAGGACCTCGAACTCGCGACCTCGTTCGCCAACCACGCGGCTGTCGCGCTCGAACTCGCCGACGCCCGCGAGACCCAGCAACGCATGAGCATCCTGGAGGACCGCCACCGCATCGCCGCGGACCTCCACGACCACGTCCTCCAGCGCCTGTTCGCCGCCGGCATGACGATGCAGGCGATGACGGCGTCCGTCGACTCGCCTCACCTCGATCGGCTCGAGGAGCTGATCACCGACACCGACGCCACCATCGCCCAGATCCGCGCCGTCATCCACGAGCTGAACGACCTGCGCTCGTTCTGA
- a CDS encoding PulJ/GspJ family protein: MTARLRESRDQGFTLVELLVAMVLTSVIGALLLGAALGARKVTDDARLNSELTADVRRAMERLVRELRQAGTLLQVDLPATPTAPTAITFWADFDNDGHQDFDAADPEVLTYRYTPATGQITLTVNDAGGHAVTTPILAENVTRFTLSLRSSQWQYDRNADGVVDWSEIDATPAPIGNQNGKPDGAELARIDSVVLEVAVFRGGRKQEYRTQVDFRNRHIA, from the coding sequence ATGACCGCGCGGTTGCGTGAGTCGCGGGACCAGGGCTTCACCCTCGTCGAGCTGCTGGTGGCGATGGTGCTCACGAGCGTCATCGGGGCGTTGCTGCTCGGTGCGGCCCTCGGGGCGCGCAAGGTCACCGACGACGCCCGGCTCAACAGCGAGCTCACCGCCGACGTTCGGCGTGCGATGGAGCGGCTGGTCCGCGAGCTGCGTCAGGCCGGCACGCTGCTCCAGGTCGACCTGCCTGCGACGCCGACCGCTCCGACCGCCATCACGTTCTGGGCCGACTTCGACAACGACGGGCACCAGGACTTCGACGCGGCCGATCCCGAGGTCCTCACCTACCGCTACACCCCCGCCACCGGCCAGATCACGCTGACCGTCAACGACGCGGGCGGCCACGCGGTGACGACGCCGATCCTGGCCGAGAACGTCACGCGGTTCACGCTCTCGCTGCGCAGCAGTCAGTGGCAGTACGACCGCAACGCCGACGGCGTCGTCGACTGGTCCGAGATCGACGCGACCCCGGCCCCGATCGGCAACCAGAACGGGAAGCCCGACGGTGCCGAGCTGGCGCGGATCGACTCCGTGGTGCTGGAGGTCGCGGTCTTCCGCGGCGGACGCAAGCAGGAGTACCGCACCCAGGTCGACTTCCGAAACCGGCACATCGCCTGA